The following coding sequences lie in one Myxococcus xanthus genomic window:
- a CDS encoding DUF4440 domain-containing protein, which yields MSGIVELSRTEVIEFHRVLEAWLRGTGPAAASGTARMADAFAPDCTLYAPGGVAEKKAVLLERLSQALGAQPDMKITIDDFAPVWARDEVALVRYVEWREAGGQKTGRYATVLFQADAAAPGGVVWLHIHETWMANHGPR from the coding sequence ATGTCTGGCATCGTCGAACTCAGTCGAACGGAAGTCATTGAATTCCACCGTGTCCTCGAAGCGTGGCTTCGGGGGACGGGCCCCGCCGCCGCGTCCGGAACGGCCCGGATGGCGGATGCCTTCGCGCCGGACTGCACGCTGTATGCTCCGGGCGGCGTGGCTGAGAAGAAGGCGGTGTTGCTGGAGCGGCTCTCCCAGGCCCTCGGCGCACAGCCGGACATGAAAATCACCATCGATGATTTCGCTCCGGTGTGGGCCCGGGATGAGGTCGCCCTGGTGCGGTACGTGGAGTGGCGCGAGGCTGGCGGGCAGAAGACGGGCAGGTACGCCACGGTGCTGTTCCAGGCGGACGCAGCCGCGCCCGGGGGTGTGGTGTGGCTGCACATCCATGAAACCTGGATGGCCAACCACGGCCCCAGGTAG
- a CDS encoding fatty acid desaturase family protein — MSQPIPISGEPAPVARPDWPELGAQASHLLPKDVWQQVRALHKARPWRSVLQYLEVYAGIALAFAAEAWFQHPLVTLLAIVVIAGRQHSLYILNHDASHYGLFRSHKANAFVGTVFSNLVMFHHPEAWSFVQWRRVHMLHHRHLFTPEDPNWLGRHLRGDTQRPYSPGRLLWTCVKAGLLSVLEFFKGRQDYVPPQGNHTIKWRDNHLRALLLPFRDDAEMERERRLKLLFFAVALGAVAYFGLWRPFLLLWLLPMYTVYPMILTLMDLTEHRWTREEGNLNVNARSTRLGLLPTMLISRLPRTLHREHHVFPGVVARDLPRLSALLCQARVSPEPAQGLSALMRELADSQPSSPR, encoded by the coding sequence ATGAGTCAACCGATTCCCATCTCCGGGGAGCCCGCGCCCGTGGCGCGGCCGGACTGGCCCGAGCTGGGGGCGCAGGCAAGTCATCTGCTCCCCAAGGACGTCTGGCAACAGGTCCGGGCGCTGCACAAGGCCCGACCCTGGCGCAGCGTGCTGCAATATCTGGAAGTCTATGCAGGGATTGCCCTGGCATTCGCCGCCGAGGCCTGGTTCCAGCATCCTCTGGTCACCCTGCTCGCCATCGTCGTCATCGCGGGTCGGCAGCACTCGCTCTACATCCTGAACCACGATGCGAGTCACTACGGCCTCTTCCGCTCCCACAAGGCCAATGCATTTGTCGGCACGGTGTTCTCGAACCTGGTGATGTTCCACCACCCGGAGGCCTGGTCCTTCGTCCAATGGCGGCGGGTGCACATGCTGCACCACCGGCACCTGTTCACCCCGGAGGACCCCAACTGGCTGGGCAGGCACCTGCGGGGAGATACCCAGCGCCCCTATTCGCCGGGGCGCCTGCTCTGGACGTGCGTCAAGGCGGGGCTCCTGAGCGTCCTCGAGTTCTTCAAAGGCCGCCAGGACTACGTGCCGCCGCAGGGAAACCACACCATCAAATGGCGGGACAACCACCTTCGAGCGCTGCTCCTCCCGTTCCGGGACGACGCGGAGATGGAGCGGGAGCGGCGCCTCAAGCTGCTCTTCTTCGCCGTCGCGCTGGGCGCGGTGGCGTACTTTGGCCTCTGGCGCCCCTTCCTGCTCCTGTGGCTGCTCCCCATGTACACCGTGTACCCCATGATTCTCACGCTCATGGACCTCACGGAGCACCGGTGGACCCGCGAGGAGGGCAACCTCAATGTGAACGCGCGCTCCACCCGGCTGGGGCTGCTGCCTACGATGCTCATCAGCAGGCTGCCGCGCACGCTGCACCGGGAGCACCATGTCTTCCCCGGCGTCGTGGCCAGGGACCTGCCCCGGTTGAGCGCGCTGCTGTGCCAGGCCCGTGTCTCCCCCGAGCCCGCCCAGGGGCTCTCCGCGCTCATGAGGGAGCTCGCGGACTCCCAGCCTTCTTCCCCTCGGTGA
- a CDS encoding pyridoxal phosphate-dependent decarboxylase family protein, with protein sequence MTEGADAKGRPRAAGMSAAEFRELGHRLVDQLGDFLAALPEQPVRAEDSAPRIRALLDADAFPEQGMAPGVALERAFTLLREHAVSTAHPRFWAYIMGSPSPLGALADLLASVINPPVTSYPTCAITVSLEAQTVRWLARLVGFPTDCGGLFLGGGSLANLVAMRAALHDKAGWDVRAEGVRGPAGAPLCLYASAESHTSIVSAANLCGLGSNAVRKVDTDRSGRMRFSSLAQRLAADRKAGLRPFMVAATAGTTGTGAVDPLPDISALCQEEGLWFHVDGAYGALAVLSPDAPLELQALRLADSLVVDPHKWMYLPADVGCLLTRNRRVLYDTFHQGASYYADSDEQLLLGGPETLQLRDLGPQTTRSLRALKVRLCLQHEGRAGYARMISDDIRLARRLYACVEAEPELEPLTHGLSITTFRFIPADLEPQAEAHRDYLNTLNKALLKRLQRGGAAYPSHTDVEGQAALRVCIVNNNTTLADIERLPSLVRRLGTEVDAELRPGRQNRTA encoded by the coding sequence ATGACTGAGGGCGCCGATGCCAAGGGGCGCCCCCGGGCCGCGGGCATGTCCGCGGCCGAGTTCCGGGAGCTGGGGCACCGGTTGGTGGACCAGCTTGGCGATTTCCTGGCCGCGCTGCCGGAGCAGCCCGTCCGGGCCGAGGACTCGGCGCCTCGCATCCGCGCGCTCCTGGACGCGGACGCCTTCCCGGAGCAGGGAATGGCGCCCGGCGTGGCGCTGGAGCGGGCCTTCACGCTCCTGCGTGAGCACGCCGTCTCCACGGCGCATCCTCGCTTCTGGGCCTACATCATGGGCTCACCGAGCCCGCTGGGAGCGCTGGCGGACCTGCTCGCGTCCGTCATCAACCCGCCCGTCACCAGCTACCCGACGTGCGCCATCACCGTGTCGCTGGAGGCGCAGACGGTGCGTTGGCTCGCCCGGCTCGTCGGCTTCCCCACGGACTGTGGCGGGCTGTTCCTCGGCGGCGGCTCCCTGGCCAACCTGGTCGCCATGCGCGCGGCCCTGCACGACAAGGCCGGCTGGGACGTGCGCGCGGAAGGGGTGCGGGGGCCAGCGGGCGCGCCCCTGTGCCTCTATGCCAGCGCCGAGTCCCACACGAGCATCGTGTCCGCAGCCAACCTCTGCGGCCTCGGGTCGAACGCAGTGCGCAAGGTCGACACCGACCGAAGTGGACGGATGCGGTTCAGCAGCCTGGCGCAGCGGCTCGCCGCTGACAGGAAGGCGGGGTTGCGGCCCTTCATGGTCGCCGCGACCGCGGGGACCACGGGCACGGGCGCGGTGGATCCGCTGCCCGACATCTCCGCCCTCTGCCAGGAAGAGGGGCTGTGGTTCCACGTGGACGGCGCATACGGAGCGCTGGCCGTGCTGTCACCCGACGCGCCACTGGAGCTGCAGGCCCTCCGGCTCGCGGACTCGCTGGTCGTCGACCCCCACAAGTGGATGTACCTGCCCGCGGATGTCGGGTGCCTGCTCACGCGAAACCGGCGCGTGCTGTATGACACCTTCCACCAGGGCGCCTCCTACTACGCGGACAGCGACGAGCAGCTCCTGCTGGGAGGCCCGGAGACGCTCCAGCTCCGGGACCTGGGGCCGCAGACCACCCGCAGCCTGCGCGCCCTCAAGGTGCGCTTGTGCCTTCAACACGAGGGACGGGCGGGCTACGCGCGGATGATTTCCGACGACATCCGGCTCGCGCGCCGGCTCTACGCCTGTGTCGAGGCCGAGCCCGAGCTTGAGCCGCTGACCCACGGCTTGAGCATCACCACGTTCCGCTTCATCCCCGCGGACCTCGAGCCCCAGGCGGAGGCGCACCGCGACTACCTCAACACCCTGAACAAGGCCCTGCTCAAGCGGCTGCAGCGCGGCGGCGCGGCCTACCCCTCGCATACGGACGTGGAGGGCCAGGCCGCGCTGCGCGTCTGCATCGTGAACAACAACACCACGCTCGCGGACATCGAGCGCCTCCCGAGCCTGGTGCGGCGGCTGGGCACCGAGGTCGACGCGGAGCTCCGGCCGGGACGCCAGAACCGGACGGCGTGA
- a CDS encoding GNAT family N-acetyltransferase, which translates to MRHAARERYESVHTPPFTAYFHPSDALVYLNYAIPDGPVTGDVSEPLRQLRAAFEQRVRVPRFEYVDSLAPQLADILRGAGYRVEAEAQLMVCTPDSYTPLPSPPELTISALTSDAPFEEMRSFCATTQEGFNPGAPVQVSDAEVSKTLADLKNGRALLAKWDGVPVAGGLVTPPHQGTSELAGVATLQAWRGRGIGAALVSRAAQEAFAHGVDVLFLSSVTEEAGRLYERAGFRFLTRLLFMVDAAAAQVSP; encoded by the coding sequence ATGCGTCACGCCGCCAGGGAGCGCTACGAGTCCGTCCACACTCCGCCCTTCACGGCTTACTTCCACCCGTCGGACGCGCTGGTCTATTTGAACTACGCCATCCCGGACGGGCCGGTGACGGGCGACGTGAGCGAGCCGCTGCGGCAACTCAGAGCCGCGTTCGAACAGCGTGTGCGCGTTCCCCGATTCGAGTACGTCGACAGCCTGGCACCGCAGCTCGCAGACATCCTTCGTGGCGCGGGCTACAGGGTGGAGGCGGAAGCACAGTTGATGGTGTGCACGCCCGACAGCTACACGCCGCTTCCGAGCCCGCCAGAGCTCACCATCTCCGCGCTCACCTCGGACGCACCGTTCGAGGAGATGCGGTCCTTCTGCGCCACGACCCAGGAAGGCTTCAATCCGGGCGCCCCCGTCCAGGTGAGCGACGCTGAGGTCTCCAAGACGCTGGCGGATCTCAAGAATGGACGCGCGCTGCTGGCGAAGTGGGATGGCGTGCCCGTAGCCGGAGGACTGGTCACCCCACCCCACCAGGGCACGTCCGAGCTCGCTGGCGTTGCGACGCTCCAGGCATGGCGCGGGCGGGGCATCGGTGCGGCGCTGGTTTCTCGCGCGGCCCAGGAGGCCTTCGCCCATGGCGTGGACGTGCTCTTCCTCAGCAGCGTCACCGAAGAAGCGGGGCGACTCTACGAACGTGCCGGGTTCCGGTTCCTCACGCGCTTGCTGTTCATGGTCGACGCCGCAGCGGCGCAGGTGTCGCCATGA
- a CDS encoding MBL fold metallo-hydrolase, which produces MKPQQRERPVPHSADEFKVHVHNSGSEGLFTNAFIVETARSVVVIDAMMRVSDARGVRARVEATGKPLVGLIVTHGHPDHYNGAAEITRGLDVPVIATKGVDAVIRRIDDAKEKQWKPIFGEDWPATRRFPNQFVKEGETLHFDGVPFTVWELGEGESHWDSYWVVGRAASVAFVGDIVFGGVHSFMNDGHSALWLKNLDRLEAKLSADALLFTGHGAPSASRASLEAQRRYLHLYRKTVRQLAQGKSTLDDKAKARLVQVMKQHLPTSDLETFITAGANAVAAELAREEAERADD; this is translated from the coding sequence GTGAAACCACAGCAGCGCGAACGTCCCGTCCCTCACTCCGCCGATGAGTTCAAGGTCCACGTCCACAACTCGGGGAGCGAGGGGCTGTTCACCAACGCATTCATCGTCGAGACGGCCCGGTCCGTGGTCGTCATCGACGCGATGATGCGCGTCTCCGATGCCCGGGGGGTGCGGGCGCGCGTCGAGGCGACGGGCAAGCCGCTCGTTGGCCTCATCGTCACCCACGGGCACCCGGACCACTACAACGGCGCGGCCGAAATCACCCGGGGCCTGGACGTGCCCGTGATTGCGACCAAGGGCGTGGACGCGGTCATCCGCCGCATCGACGACGCCAAGGAGAAGCAGTGGAAGCCCATCTTCGGCGAGGACTGGCCCGCCACGCGGCGCTTCCCCAACCAGTTCGTCAAGGAGGGGGAGACGTTGCACTTCGACGGCGTCCCGTTCACCGTCTGGGAGCTGGGGGAAGGCGAGTCCCACTGGGACAGCTACTGGGTCGTCGGCCGCGCCGCGTCCGTGGCGTTCGTGGGGGACATCGTCTTCGGCGGCGTCCACTCGTTCATGAATGACGGCCACTCCGCCCTGTGGCTGAAGAACCTGGACCGCCTGGAGGCGAAGCTCTCCGCGGACGCGCTGCTGTTCACGGGGCACGGCGCGCCCAGCGCCTCCAGGGCCAGCCTGGAGGCCCAGCGCCGCTACCTGCACCTCTACCGGAAGACGGTCCGTCAGCTCGCCCAAGGAAAGAGCACCCTGGACGACAAGGCCAAGGCGCGGCTCGTCCAGGTGATGAAGCAGCACCTGCCGACGTCCGACCTGGAGACGTTCATCACCGCGGGGGCCAACGCCGTCGCCGCGGAGCTGGCCCGGGAAGAGGCGGAACGCGCCGATGACTGA
- a CDS encoding DUF6624 domain-containing protein codes for MTSTRTGASKQRQGRPSRQAPRAARTQGVAPRPTVNRDLRGQLLRLDRIDNTLRSEWVATEFKDRDLERKLQALTDAGIDWLRETIKVHGWPGHRLVGRSGAAAAWRLIQHAECSLAFQKRCLTLLRDAAARGDVPIQQVAYLTDVVRMRERKKQLYGTKFRKVKGELVPYPIEKEAWVDLRRKEMNLPSLAAYARKLRRAFQPS; via the coding sequence ATGACGTCGACTCGCACGGGTGCATCGAAGCAGCGACAAGGGCGGCCGTCTCGGCAGGCTCCGCGAGCGGCTCGGACTCAGGGCGTCGCGCCTCGCCCCACCGTCAATCGTGACCTCCGCGGGCAGTTGTTGCGGCTGGACCGCATCGACAACACCTTGCGTTCGGAGTGGGTTGCAACGGAGTTCAAGGACCGCGACCTCGAACGCAAGCTCCAGGCCCTCACCGACGCAGGCATCGACTGGCTGCGTGAGACGATCAAGGTCCACGGCTGGCCTGGGCATCGCCTCGTGGGCCGAAGCGGGGCCGCGGCCGCCTGGCGGCTGATCCAACATGCCGAGTGCTCGCTGGCCTTTCAGAAGCGCTGCCTGACGTTGCTGCGGGACGCGGCGGCGCGCGGCGACGTTCCCATCCAGCAGGTGGCCTACCTCACGGACGTGGTGCGCATGCGTGAGAGGAAGAAGCAGCTGTATGGAACGAAGTTCCGCAAGGTGAAGGGAGAGCTCGTCCCCTACCCCATCGAAAAAGAAGCCTGGGTCGACTTGCGCAGGAAGGAGATGAACCTGCCGTCGCTCGCCGCCTACGCGCGGAAGCTCCGCCGCGCCTTCCAACCCTCTTGA
- a CDS encoding tautomerase family protein: MPYVNVQLTGDRLAAEQKLELIQRITKVFVDVLGKDPATTFIVIQEIDPENWGVHGTSVALRREARARGEKL, encoded by the coding sequence TTGCCATACGTCAATGTCCAGCTCACTGGAGATAGGCTTGCCGCGGAGCAGAAGCTGGAGCTCATCCAGCGCATCACGAAGGTCTTCGTGGATGTGCTCGGCAAGGACCCCGCGACCACGTTCATTGTCATCCAGGAAATCGATCCGGAAAACTGGGGCGTTCATGGTACGAGCGTGGCCTTGCGCCGCGAGGCCCGCGCTCGGGGTGAGAAGCTCTAG
- a CDS encoding helicase-related protein gives MRSFLHLDARADSTVPLRDIERQEDTVLRALELFDDQPGVVLADEVGMGKTYEALGVLAARLHVLPDARALILTPGPDLNTKWSKELRAFCDTSRPMYRGFAGQSMAASTLAELVAATRETRITIAPVNIFAGSRSLADQAWLLSLWADAQGLAGNQVAAIFRRYREGAVVRVDVEQQAFLDTFEWSVIRPHAREALKRHKQRAGEGSLDALWKSEEYDGFANQRRVDDALMDLRFRLVGQLIPDFDLLIVDEAHKLKNVDSVRATGVRTVFEGRFEKALFLTATPFQLSVDELKQVLSLFALARSAPADLMEQAQRLLDDVGDYKQAYNELERVWSQADEAAISDFGALFSRDPRLVEEPADASLRAVVLCARRLLSLKAERVEPGFRRWMIRSLREDKRVYRRSHRPRLRAEGGAGVPFMLYERFIAELFREKSRTHKAAVQINMVSSYGAAREGALLSSERQSLPDGDAEAYRGLLRSVVGELRVEQGGHPKVDHVVRDALEAVARDEKTLIFCARIETLRELKRRIEAEWENLLLERWRKVFPAASHGDIFEHELDGKRVDGHHSRLRDRFGRAQDALYLALRERYTGTLLEGVLVEGAHLERVIERANVLLRQQRVSKTQAERMDWSLVKRCVEQAVALFVRDGVLAADVDPEVLRRLTDARYVALGFDLVADDVEDSAEGDRTPSWSIDAGDAALVLRGEHLWSYLKGALFEVPPELRVRTVERLASYLVARNVPFLPDLLAFAKEQGVDVEAVESRALSSVVDRFWTTPRGRPWFELLKRFLTYAGKLDEERRREVLDDAVRAGALVRHTVEGESRERLREAFNTPLYPMVLVANEVMQEGLDLHHHCRRVVHHDLAWNPAQLEQRVGRVDRLGSLVQRLRARQPDTTLDVHLPLIANTIDERLERTVRLRERWLEFLLGAAPRIEEYGLADDPLKPLPDAFAQALRVELGPVAKARLPDAG, from the coding sequence TTGCGGAGCTTCCTGCACCTGGATGCACGGGCCGATTCGACGGTGCCCCTGCGTGACATCGAGCGACAGGAGGACACCGTCCTCCGCGCGCTGGAGCTGTTCGATGATCAGCCAGGCGTCGTGCTGGCGGATGAAGTGGGAATGGGGAAGACGTATGAGGCGCTCGGCGTCCTTGCGGCCCGGTTGCATGTGCTGCCGGATGCCCGGGCGCTGATTCTCACCCCGGGGCCCGACCTCAATACGAAGTGGTCCAAGGAGCTGCGCGCCTTCTGTGACACCAGCCGCCCCATGTATCGGGGCTTCGCGGGTCAGTCCATGGCCGCGAGCACCCTGGCTGAACTGGTCGCGGCCACTCGCGAGACGCGAATCACCATCGCGCCCGTGAACATCTTCGCGGGAAGTCGCTCCTTGGCGGACCAGGCCTGGCTGCTTTCGTTGTGGGCGGATGCACAGGGGCTCGCCGGCAATCAGGTGGCGGCCATCTTTCGTCGCTACCGGGAGGGCGCGGTGGTGCGCGTGGACGTCGAGCAGCAGGCGTTCCTCGACACCTTCGAGTGGTCGGTCATCAGGCCCCATGCCCGAGAGGCGTTGAAAAGACACAAACAGCGCGCGGGAGAGGGCTCACTCGACGCGCTCTGGAAAAGCGAGGAGTACGACGGCTTCGCGAACCAGAGGCGGGTCGATGATGCGCTGATGGACCTGCGCTTCCGCCTGGTCGGGCAGCTCATCCCCGACTTCGACCTGCTCATCGTTGACGAGGCCCATAAGCTGAAGAACGTGGACTCGGTGCGGGCCACCGGGGTGCGCACTGTTTTCGAGGGGCGCTTTGAAAAGGCGCTGTTCCTCACGGCCACGCCGTTCCAGCTCTCTGTCGACGAGCTGAAGCAGGTGCTCTCGCTCTTCGCCCTGGCCCGGTCCGCGCCTGCTGACCTGATGGAGCAGGCCCAACGATTGTTGGACGACGTGGGGGACTACAAGCAGGCTTATAACGAGCTTGAGCGCGTCTGGTCACAAGCGGACGAGGCCGCCATCTCGGACTTCGGCGCGTTGTTCTCCAGGGACCCCCGGCTCGTGGAGGAGCCGGCGGATGCTTCCCTGCGGGCGGTGGTCCTGTGCGCGCGCCGGTTGCTGTCCTTGAAGGCGGAGCGCGTCGAGCCGGGCTTCCGGCGGTGGATGATTCGGAGCCTCCGGGAGGACAAGCGTGTCTACCGCAGGAGCCACCGCCCCCGGCTGCGGGCCGAGGGTGGGGCGGGTGTTCCCTTCATGCTTTACGAGCGGTTCATCGCGGAGCTCTTCCGGGAGAAGAGCCGCACCCACAAGGCGGCGGTTCAGATCAACATGGTCTCCTCCTACGGGGCCGCGCGCGAGGGTGCGCTGCTCTCCAGTGAGCGGCAGTCCCTGCCCGATGGCGACGCCGAGGCCTACCGCGGGCTCTTGCGGAGCGTGGTGGGGGAACTGCGCGTGGAGCAGGGGGGCCACCCGAAGGTGGACCACGTCGTGCGGGACGCGCTGGAGGCTGTCGCCCGCGACGAGAAGACGCTCATCTTCTGCGCCCGCATCGAGACGCTCCGTGAGCTGAAGCGGAGAATCGAGGCGGAATGGGAGAATCTCTTGCTGGAGCGATGGAGGAAGGTGTTTCCGGCCGCGAGCCACGGCGACATCTTCGAGCACGAGCTGGACGGCAAGCGGGTGGATGGACATCACTCTCGTTTGCGTGATCGGTTCGGCCGCGCTCAGGATGCGCTCTACCTCGCGCTGCGAGAGCGGTATACCGGTACGCTGTTGGAGGGCGTCTTGGTGGAGGGGGCCCACCTTGAGCGCGTCATCGAGCGGGCGAACGTCCTCCTGCGCCAGCAACGCGTTTCGAAGACGCAAGCGGAGAGGATGGACTGGTCCCTGGTCAAGCGCTGTGTCGAGCAGGCCGTGGCCCTCTTCGTGCGAGACGGAGTATTGGCGGCGGATGTCGACCCGGAGGTGTTGAGGCGCCTGACGGACGCGCGCTACGTGGCGCTCGGCTTCGACCTCGTGGCCGACGACGTCGAGGACTCCGCCGAGGGAGACAGGACGCCCTCCTGGTCGATTGACGCAGGGGACGCGGCCCTCGTGCTTCGCGGCGAGCATCTCTGGTCCTACCTCAAGGGTGCCCTGTTCGAGGTACCTCCCGAGCTGCGGGTCCGCACCGTCGAGCGGCTCGCCAGCTACCTCGTCGCTCGCAATGTCCCCTTCCTTCCGGATCTGCTGGCATTCGCGAAGGAGCAGGGCGTTGACGTGGAGGCGGTGGAGTCCCGGGCGCTGTCGTCTGTGGTGGACCGCTTCTGGACCACGCCTCGGGGACGGCCCTGGTTCGAGTTGCTGAAGCGCTTCCTGACCTATGCGGGGAAGCTCGACGAGGAGCGGCGGCGCGAAGTGCTCGATGATGCGGTTCGCGCGGGTGCGCTCGTCCGCCACACCGTGGAGGGCGAGAGCCGGGAGCGGCTCCGCGAGGCCTTCAACACGCCACTGTACCCGATGGTCCTCGTGGCCAACGAGGTCATGCAGGAGGGGCTGGACCTGCATCATCACTGCCGCCGGGTGGTTCATCACGACCTGGCGTGGAACCCCGCGCAGCTCGAGCAGCGCGTGGGCCGCGTCGACCGGCTGGGGTCGCTCGTCCAGCGGCTTCGCGCGCGACAGCCGGACACCACCCTGGACGTTCACCTTCCATTGATTGCCAACACCATCGACGAGCGCCTGGAGCGAACGGTTCGACTGCGGGAGCGCTGGCTGGAGTTCCTCCTGGGGGCGGCGCCCCGCATCGAGGAGTACGGCCTGGCGGACGACCCCCTGAAGCCTCTGCCAGATGCCTTCGCGCAGGCGCTCCGCGTGGAGTTGGGGCCCGTGGCGAAGGCACGGCTACCCGACGCCGGCTAG
- a CDS encoding DUF3291 domain-containing protein, translated as MTTQKFHVAQLAISLAREPLDHPLMQDFVAQLRPVNELADRSPGFVWRLQTDDGNATGVRGFDNPLILLNMSTWESVESLFDFVYKSEHVVPFRNRRKWFLPVEGPPYVLWWVPAGHLPTVAEAKERLDLLASEGPSSRAFDFRRRFPPPGEAHAPVEPQGKRASGQV; from the coding sequence ATGACGACCCAGAAATTCCATGTCGCGCAGCTGGCGATTTCGCTGGCACGCGAACCCCTTGACCACCCCCTGATGCAAGACTTTGTCGCGCAGCTCCGGCCGGTGAATGAGCTGGCGGACCGCTCACCTGGATTTGTCTGGCGGCTGCAGACGGACGACGGCAACGCCACCGGAGTCCGGGGGTTCGACAACCCGCTGATCCTGCTGAACATGTCGACGTGGGAGTCGGTCGAGTCGCTCTTCGACTTCGTCTACAAGAGCGAGCACGTGGTGCCCTTCCGCAACCGCCGGAAGTGGTTCCTTCCCGTCGAGGGACCGCCGTATGTGCTCTGGTGGGTGCCCGCCGGCCATCTTCCCACGGTCGCGGAGGCCAAGGAGCGGCTCGATCTGCTCGCGAGCGAAGGGCCTTCGTCCCGTGCATTCGACTTCAGGCGCCGCTTTCCGCCCCCGGGTGAAGCGCATGCGCCGGTGGAGCCCCAAGGCAAGAGAGCGTCAGGCCAGGTCTGA
- a CDS encoding iron-containing redox enzyme family protein codes for MSGQTKLQNIHLDVKAWLYSHDIDSMVVGARNQLREQVELLARSAFLEGDDAALTEAHRVLYAINMALLTAPWSVERLNVGDPLFGQMKSILEKCWHQASRKKYAPILAALPPASQLRDWVTQRVQSHPSNVTHPIFAFLRDQATFEQMREFILQETPLESLFGDIIALMMPGVYGGIKLELAKNFWDEVGHAQDERVHRNMRFRLMEFLDLPKDVYTQKFDLLVREELALVNMYMSMATNRSRLTEILGALLATETMIPGRFEWQIQGWRRLGVSDKPLEYLLEHTTVDVEHANAWMGEIILPLLERNPAVLPDIVLGILLRLDTAGAVIDRLYPHIKNLKVSTVGPYRGSHVVP; via the coding sequence ATGTCAGGTCAAACCAAACTTCAGAACATCCATTTGGACGTCAAGGCGTGGCTCTATTCCCATGACATCGACAGCATGGTCGTGGGAGCCCGGAACCAGTTGCGGGAGCAGGTGGAACTCCTGGCGCGCAGCGCCTTCCTGGAAGGAGACGACGCGGCGTTGACCGAGGCGCACCGGGTGCTCTACGCCATCAACATGGCGCTGCTCACCGCCCCGTGGTCAGTCGAGCGCCTGAACGTGGGCGATCCGCTATTTGGCCAGATGAAAAGCATCCTGGAGAAGTGTTGGCACCAGGCCTCGCGGAAGAAATACGCCCCAATCCTTGCCGCATTGCCTCCCGCGTCACAGCTTCGTGATTGGGTTACGCAGCGCGTCCAATCTCATCCATCCAACGTCACGCACCCCATCTTCGCGTTCCTGCGTGACCAGGCCACCTTCGAGCAGATGCGGGAGTTCATCCTCCAGGAGACGCCGCTCGAATCGCTGTTCGGTGACATCATCGCGTTGATGATGCCGGGCGTGTATGGCGGCATCAAGCTCGAGCTGGCCAAGAACTTCTGGGATGAGGTTGGCCACGCGCAGGACGAGCGCGTCCACCGGAACATGCGCTTCCGGCTGATGGAGTTCCTGGACCTCCCGAAGGATGTCTACACCCAAAAGTTCGACCTGCTGGTGCGAGAGGAGCTGGCGCTCGTCAACATGTACATGAGCATGGCCACGAACCGCTCGCGTCTGACGGAGATCCTGGGCGCGCTGCTCGCGACGGAGACGATGATTCCCGGGCGCTTCGAGTGGCAAATCCAGGGCTGGCGGCGACTGGGCGTGAGCGACAAGCCGCTGGAGTACCTGCTGGAGCACACCACGGTCGACGTGGAGCACGCCAACGCCTGGATGGGGGAGATCATCCTGCCACTCCTGGAGCGCAACCCGGCCGTCCTGCCCGACATCGTGCTGGGCATCCTGCTCCGCCTGGATACCGCGGGGGCCGTGATTGACAGGCTCTACCCCCACATCAAGAACCTCAAGGTGTCCACCGTCGGGCCCTACCGCGGCTCGCACGTCGTCCCTTGA